GTGGAAATCAAGGCCGCCGCATGGGGAGCCGCCGGCGGTGGAGTCGCCGCAACTGCGGTGCATTACATTTTCAAAACGACAAACTGAATGGCTGTCATCCAGATTGATCAAAGCGATGTCGAGCAGATCCGGGCGATTCTGAGCGGCATGGGGTCAGCGGTTCAGTTCGGGACGAAGGTGGCCATCAACAAAACCGCCTACGAGGTCAGAAGCGCTGAAAGGGCGGAGATGCAGCGCGTTTTCGACCGCCCGATTCGTTACACCCTGAACAGCCTGAAGGTCCAGACCGCATCCTCTCAAAACGGAATGGAAGCATCTGACTGGTTCAAAAAGCCCGCCGACTCCGGAGCGGAGCGGAAGAGCCACTATCTCGAACCCCAGGTGTTCGGCGGACCGAGACGTGACAAGGCCAGCGAGCGGCTGCTGAAGATAAAGGGCGTCCTGCCCATCAATCAGCAGTGGGTGCCGACGCCGGCGACGAAATACGATTCGGCGGGCAACCCGAACAAGGGGCAGATTCAACAGATTCTGTCCGGGTTGCAGGCTTTCCTGGAGATAAACGCCCAGCAGAACGCGACGGCTCGCTCCCGGAGGCGCAACCGGGTACGCCGCGAGGTGTCGGTTGCCAAAGATCAGAGGGGAAACCCCTACGGCATCCGCTTCAACGGCAGGCTGGTCTACTACTTCGTCAAACCGAAATACCCTAAACGGTTCAAGTTCTACGAGGTCGGCGAACACAAGGCTCACGAGATCCTGCCCGGTCTGTTGCAGTCCGAGATCAGGCGGTCAATCGCCCGGTATGCTGCCAGACATGGCGGCAACATGCGTCCGTCTCGTGGGCTGCTTGCCAGGTTCGGCTGATGGCGACCACCCGTGGAAATGCAGGTGGGTCTGGGCTGGGCCTGGGGGCTGCTGGGACGAGGCTCGTTCGACCCCCTTCCCCGCCTCATAACCACATAAGGGTAGGTACTTCCGGACGGCGAATCCCGAGGGTCCGTTCGAACCCCAACATATTTGTAGTGTGCCGGCGGAAAACGGGTTTCCAGGTTCCAGGGAGGGCACCATTTTGAGGGAACCGTGATGGGAATGTCAATCCGTGCTTACGCCATACGTCGCGGCGTGTCGCATACCGCCGTGCGTAAGGCGTTGAGCAGCGGAAGGATCACTGCGGAGCCTGACGGAACCCTTGATCCTGACAAATGCGACGCCGCATGGGCCGCCAACACAAATCAGGCTCAGACCCGGAAACCTCCCGATCAGGGTTCCATCGCTGGAAACCCGTCCGAACAGGGGCCGGATTATCAAAAAGCAAGAGCTATCAAAGAGGCTTTTCAGGCCAAGCTCGCACAGCAGGAGTACCAAAAAAGAGCCAGGGAACTGGTAAAAGCTGATGAGGTAAGACAGGCAACTGCCAGGTCTTTTGGACTGGTCAGGGACCGCATGAGAGCCATTCCGTTTCGGTTGGGCCCTGTCCTGGCTGTCACCACGGAGGCGAGCGAAATCGTTCGTCTGTTGAAGCAAGAGATTGATGATGCCCTGAACGGCGTCGCAGACGAGATCGTCAATGATGATGCCTGAAAAAGTAGAGAAGTGGCCGATTGATCGGTTGATTCCTTTCGCCGGCAACGCACGCACCCATTCTGAATCCCAGGTGGGGAAGGTGGCGGCGAGCATGAAGGAGTTCGGTTTCACCTCGCCCATCCTGGTGGACGGTAAGGACGGCATCATCGCCGGACACTGCCGCCTGATGGCGGCCCGCAAGCTCGGGCTGGCCGAAGTGCCGGTCATCGTCCTGGATCATCTGTCCGACGCCCAGCGCCGGGCCTACATCCTGGCCGATAACAAGCTGGCCCTGGATGCGGGGTGGGATAGCGAACTTCTTGAGGCAGCGTTGATCGCTCTTTCGGAAGACGGATTTGACCTGGAATTGACCGGTTTTGCTCCTGGAGAGCTTGACCTGTTATCCGAGGAGGTTAGCGCCGAACTGCCGTCATGGGGGAGCGCGAAGGCGACAGAGCAGCCGCGGGCAAAGGGGGACGTTTTGCAGGTTGCGGAAATTGTCCTTTCGGGTCCGGTAACAGCCGAAGACGCTGAAAAGCTCCGTGCTGAGTATTACGGCAGGGGAATCAAAGTCAGTTTTAGGGGGTAGCGATGCCGGTTGGAGTCTATGCACGGATCAGCGGGCAGGAACTGAAAGACCGCCTCGCCGATATTGTCAGAATGCAGAACCTGTCTTTCCAGGAAAAAATTTCAGCCGCCATGACCATCATGCGTGACGTGGATAGGCTTGCAGCTCCTGGAAAGCGCGTGGTCATGTTTTCGGGTGGCCGAGATTCCACCGTCGCGGCTCTACTCGCCAGACGGTTGTGGCCTGACGTGTCCCTCCTCTACAACGATACAGGCCTGGGAACGCCAGGATCTTCCGCCCAGGTGGAGCGAATTGCCGGAAAGTTGCAACTCCCCCTGACCATTACTCGCCCAGGGGTGACGGCCTTCGAAATGTGGCGTTCTCGGGGCCATTTCCCGATCGGCCCCAAGCGGGGCCACACCTTCTGGAAGCAGAAGCGTCCGGGGCTGAAATCCTCGCCGGTGCAATGCTGCTACCACCTGAAAGAGGTGCCGGCCAAACAGGCATTGAAGTCCATGGATGCCAAAGTGCTGGTATGGGGCAACCGCGCCGACGACAGCAACCGAAGGAAATTGGCTCTGGCTGATCACGGGTTCATTCAAAAACCGTGCGCAAAGTGGCCAGTTTTCAACGTCGAGCCGCTTGCCTTCTTTCTCGATGACGATATTCGAAAAATCCTGGAACAGACCTTCCCCGGGGAGGCTTGGGTTGAGCGTGGTGAAACGGGCTGCGCCTGCTGCTGCACCGATATCTCCCGCCCAGACAACCAACTTTCGCGCCTTTTCCTGCGCGACAAGCCCGCTTTCCTGGCAGCCATCAGGTCGGGTCTTGGGGAGCAACTCCTGACAGCAAACGGATACCATCTGACGGTCGAAGAGGCTCTTGAAAAGGATCCCAGGATGTTCTTGCGGGTCAATATTTAATGGCATGAGGACCGATGATTGGCATCCGGAGCGTTTGTAGTCCGAAAGGCGGCTGCGGCGGCTCTGCGCCCCCCGCCAGATATCACGGTCTCGGAATGGGCCGATAAGCATCGGATTCTGAAGGTTGCCGGCGAGCCGGGGCGGTGGCGCACCAGCCGCACCCCGTACCTCAAGGAGATCATGGACTGCCTGTCTGATGGCA
The window above is part of the Magnetococcales bacterium genome. Proteins encoded here:
- a CDS encoding phosphoadenosine phosphosulfate reductase family protein, whose amino-acid sequence is MPVGVYARISGQELKDRLADIVRMQNLSFQEKISAAMTIMRDVDRLAAPGKRVVMFSGGRDSTVAALLARRLWPDVSLLYNDTGLGTPGSSAQVERIAGKLQLPLTITRPGVTAFEMWRSRGHFPIGPKRGHTFWKQKRPGLKSSPVQCCYHLKEVPAKQALKSMDAKVLVWGNRADDSNRRKLALADHGFIQKPCAKWPVFNVEPLAFFLDDDIRKILEQTFPGEAWVERGETGCACCCTDISRPDNQLSRLFLRDKPAFLAAIRSGLGEQLLTANGYHLTVEEALEKDPRMFLRVNI
- a CDS encoding ParB N-terminal domain-containing protein, with translation MMPEKVEKWPIDRLIPFAGNARTHSESQVGKVAASMKEFGFTSPILVDGKDGIIAGHCRLMAARKLGLAEVPVIVLDHLSDAQRRAYILADNKLALDAGWDSELLEAALIALSEDGFDLELTGFAPGELDLLSEEVSAELPSWGSAKATEQPRAKGDVLQVAEIVLSGPVTAEDAEKLRAEYYGRGIKVSFRG